From Segatella copri, the proteins below share one genomic window:
- the rnr gene encoding ribonuclease R has protein sequence MGKGKKGGKRMNKAQLTEMLQEFFAERPGETLSFKEIFRSLHLTTHPLKMLAIDIMEEMAWDDYLAKVSDNSYRLNQSIQVMEGKFVRKANGKNSVIPDDSEKPIFVSERNSMGALNGDRVEFTFLARRKNHIKEAQVNKILERAKDTFVGRLKVDKDLAYLVTPGDVFAHNIIIPRRKVKGGKTDDKAVVRIIEWPDGENKSPIGEVVDILGQMGDNDVEMNSILAQYGLPYKYPKNVEDAANKISDEITEQDYKEREDFRKVFTCTIDPKDAKDFDDALSIQRLENGNWQVGVHIADVSHYVTEGSIIDKEAVKRATSVYLVDRTIPMLPERLCNFICSLRPNEEKLAYSVIFELDNNAEVKNYRIVHTVIESDRRYKYEEVQELLEANGVIDGTGEPAPAETKEHPYQGENALQLITLDRLAKKLRAARFKNGAVKFDREELHFDVDEKGKPVSCYYKRSKDANKLVEEFMLLANRTVAESIGKVKKGKKPKTLPYRIHDNPDPQKLETLREFVVKFGYKMKTEGTKGATARSLNKLMSDCEGKPENNLIQMVALRAMMKAKYSVHNIGHFGLAFEYYTHFTSPIRRYPDTMVHRLLTKYADGGRSANEKHYEELCEHCSEMEQIAQNAERDSIKYKMVEFMGDKLGEEFDAHISGITSYGIYATIDENHCEGMIPMRDIADDYYDFDEKNFCLIGRRHHNKYQLGDAIRIKVAQANLEKKQLDFALAGDSAPVRKEKPATNTSSSKAKKSKQKTRNHHKNK, from the coding sequence ATGGGAAAAGGTAAAAAAGGTGGCAAAAGAATGAACAAAGCGCAGCTCACTGAGATGCTGCAGGAATTCTTTGCCGAAAGACCGGGCGAAACGCTCAGCTTTAAAGAGATATTCCGTTCCCTCCATCTTACGACGCATCCGCTCAAGATGCTGGCGATTGACATTATGGAGGAAATGGCATGGGATGACTACCTGGCTAAGGTAAGTGATAATTCTTATCGCCTGAATCAAAGTATACAGGTGATGGAAGGTAAATTCGTTAGGAAGGCAAATGGCAAAAACTCTGTTATCCCTGATGATAGCGAGAAGCCTATTTTCGTTTCTGAACGTAATTCGATGGGAGCACTTAATGGCGACAGGGTGGAATTCACCTTCCTGGCACGTCGTAAGAATCACATCAAGGAGGCACAAGTCAACAAAATCCTTGAACGCGCTAAAGATACCTTCGTAGGACGTCTGAAAGTAGATAAGGATCTGGCTTACCTCGTGACACCAGGCGATGTCTTTGCTCACAACATCATCATTCCTAGAAGAAAGGTGAAGGGAGGAAAGACCGATGACAAGGCAGTAGTCCGGATTATCGAGTGGCCGGATGGAGAAAACAAGAGTCCTATTGGCGAGGTTGTTGACATTCTTGGCCAGATGGGTGATAATGATGTTGAGATGAATTCTATTCTTGCTCAATATGGATTACCTTATAAATATCCAAAGAATGTAGAAGATGCAGCCAACAAGATAAGCGACGAAATCACAGAACAGGATTACAAAGAACGAGAGGACTTCCGCAAGGTATTCACCTGCACCATCGACCCGAAGGATGCCAAGGACTTTGATGATGCCCTCAGTATCCAGAGATTGGAGAATGGTAACTGGCAGGTAGGTGTTCATATCGCAGATGTGTCACATTACGTCACAGAGGGCAGTATCATCGACAAGGAAGCTGTGAAACGTGCAACATCTGTATATCTCGTAGATCGCACCATCCCGATGCTCCCAGAGCGTCTCTGTAACTTTATCTGCTCGCTTCGTCCTAATGAGGAAAAACTTGCATACAGCGTCATCTTCGAACTCGACAACAATGCCGAAGTCAAGAACTATCGCATCGTTCATACCGTCATAGAGAGCGACCGCAGATATAAATATGAAGAGGTACAGGAACTCCTCGAAGCAAATGGTGTGATTGATGGTACTGGCGAACCTGCTCCAGCCGAAACCAAGGAACATCCTTATCAAGGAGAAAACGCACTTCAGCTCATTACGCTTGACAGACTGGCTAAGAAACTGCGTGCCGCAAGATTCAAAAATGGTGCTGTTAAGTTTGACCGCGAAGAGTTGCATTTCGATGTTGACGAAAAGGGTAAACCAGTAAGCTGCTACTACAAGCGCTCTAAGGATGCCAATAAACTCGTAGAGGAATTCATGCTTCTCGCCAACCGTACGGTGGCAGAAAGTATCGGAAAGGTAAAGAAAGGAAAGAAGCCAAAGACGCTTCCTTATCGTATTCATGACAATCCTGACCCACAGAAGTTGGAAACCTTGCGTGAATTCGTTGTGAAGTTTGGTTATAAGATGAAAACAGAGGGTACGAAGGGTGCTACAGCAAGAAGTCTCAACAAGTTGATGTCTGATTGCGAAGGAAAACCAGAGAATAATCTCATCCAGATGGTTGCACTCCGTGCTATGATGAAAGCAAAGTACTCTGTTCACAACATCGGACACTTTGGACTGGCTTTCGAATACTATACCCACTTCACCTCACCTATCCGCCGTTATCCGGATACAATGGTTCATCGCTTGCTTACCAAGTACGCAGATGGCGGCAGAAGTGCCAACGAGAAACATTACGAAGAACTCTGTGAGCATTGCTCTGAAATGGAACAGATTGCACAGAATGCAGAACGAGACAGTATCAAATATAAGATGGTAGAATTCATGGGAGATAAACTCGGCGAAGAATTCGATGCCCACATAAGTGGTATTACTTCTTACGGAATTTATGCTACCATAGACGAAAACCATTGTGAAGGAATGATTCCGATGCGCGACATCGCTGACGATTATTACGACTTCGACGAAAAGAACTTCTGTTTGATTGGTCGTCGTCACCATAATAAATATCAATTAGGTGATGCTATCCGCATAAAAGTGGCGCAAGCCAACCTGGAGAAGAAACAACTAGATTTCGCCCTAGCCGGCGATTCTGCTCCTGTACGCAAGGAAAAGCCTGCGACTAATACTTCTTCCAGCAAAGCGAAGAAGTCTAAGCAGAAGACGCGTAATCACCATAAAAACAAATAA